In a genomic window of Occallatibacter riparius:
- a CDS encoding DUF4097 family beta strand repeat-containing protein — protein MKKIALAAAALALLAIPAFAAEATFDRTLSVTGHVQLDVGTGSGNIHLTQGSGSQVKIHGRVKSNWGGSEERVQEIAKNPPVEQTGNIIRIGKNHENYHNISIDYEIEAPADAYLEASSGSGNVTDDGVGQTAKLQSGSGNIHATGLKGSFNVGTGSGNIYAEQSGSGDVKAETGSGNIELKNLHGALHAQTGSGDIKATGSPSSDWKLGTGSGSIEIWAGSTGFTLDASTGSGSIHTDKEMSVQGSFDKHHIVGKVSGGGPTLRAETGSGDIRIH, from the coding sequence ATGAAGAAGATCGCACTTGCAGCAGCGGCACTCGCGCTCCTCGCGATTCCCGCCTTCGCCGCCGAAGCCACCTTCGACCGGACGCTCTCGGTCACCGGCCACGTCCAGCTCGACGTCGGCACCGGCTCAGGCAACATCCATCTCACCCAAGGCTCAGGCTCACAGGTCAAAATCCACGGACGCGTCAAGTCCAATTGGGGCGGCAGCGAAGAACGCGTCCAGGAAATCGCCAAAAATCCGCCCGTCGAGCAGACCGGCAATATCATCCGCATCGGCAAGAACCACGAGAACTACCACAACATCAGCATCGATTACGAGATCGAAGCCCCAGCCGACGCCTACCTCGAAGCCAGTTCCGGCTCCGGCAATGTCACCGATGACGGCGTAGGCCAGACCGCGAAACTCCAGAGCGGTTCCGGAAACATCCACGCCACCGGCCTCAAGGGCAGCTTCAACGTCGGCACCGGTTCCGGCAACATCTACGCCGAGCAATCCGGCTCCGGCGATGTGAAAGCGGAGACCGGCTCGGGCAACATCGAGCTCAAGAATCTCCACGGCGCCCTGCACGCGCAAACCGGCTCTGGCGACATCAAGGCCACCGGCTCACCCAGCTCTGACTGGAAGCTCGGCACCGGCTCTGGCAGCATCGAGATCTGGGCCGGTAGCACCGGCTTCACGCTCGACGCATCCACCGGCTCGGGCAGTATCCACACCGATAAGGAAATGTCGGTCCAGGGATCGTTTGACAAGCACCACATCGTCGGCAAGGTTAGCGGCGGTGGACCCACCCTTCGCGCCGAAACCGGCTCCGGCGACATCCGCATCCACTAA
- a CDS encoding efflux RND transporter periplasmic adaptor subunit, which produces MAARRSKKLWIWIIAIVVVVIGAGGVAVARMVSGGSIDPNKIAKVTRGDVARSVIATGKIQPITKVEVKSKASGIVEKLFVDINSHVRKGQPLAELDQQEISAQVEAQKAALASAEANVGTYEANIEQDKVNAAAPDLPMYKQTLDRNMQMAKEGVVSQQALDNANKDYLAALNKRDGARAQILVDTAKLKQAKAQVAQSQASLKQLQEQFSYTTIVAPMDGVILSRDVEMGDAVSSILVLGSTATLVMTEGDTTQVYVQGKVDEADIAHVYMNQAARIKVESFRDRVFNGRVTKIAPLGVEKDNVTTFEVRVSIDNPGGELKANMTANAEILLDEHKGVLNIPENAVMYDNQKNASVEIPDKSQKEGKRKVPVKVGLSDGSKTEILSGLKEGDQVILQQ; this is translated from the coding sequence GTGGCTGCGCGAAGAAGCAAGAAACTCTGGATCTGGATCATCGCCATCGTAGTCGTCGTCATCGGCGCTGGCGGAGTAGCCGTAGCCCGCATGGTCTCCGGCGGCTCCATCGACCCCAACAAGATCGCCAAAGTCACCCGCGGAGACGTCGCCCGTTCCGTTATCGCCACAGGCAAAATTCAGCCCATCACAAAAGTCGAAGTCAAATCCAAAGCGTCCGGCATCGTCGAAAAACTCTTCGTCGACATCAACAGCCACGTCCGCAAAGGCCAGCCTCTCGCCGAACTCGATCAGCAGGAGATCTCCGCCCAGGTCGAAGCGCAGAAAGCCGCACTCGCCTCCGCTGAAGCGAACGTCGGCACTTACGAGGCCAACATCGAGCAGGACAAGGTCAACGCCGCCGCCCCGGATCTGCCCATGTACAAGCAGACGCTCGACCGCAACATGCAGATGGCCAAAGAAGGCGTCGTCAGTCAGCAGGCCCTCGACAACGCCAACAAGGATTATCTCGCTGCCCTCAACAAGCGCGACGGCGCACGTGCGCAGATCCTCGTCGACACAGCCAAACTCAAGCAGGCCAAAGCGCAGGTCGCCCAAAGCCAGGCAAGCCTCAAGCAGCTCCAGGAACAGTTCAGCTACACCACAATCGTCGCGCCCATGGATGGCGTCATTCTCTCCCGCGACGTTGAAATGGGCGACGCCGTCAGCTCCATCCTTGTCCTCGGCTCCACCGCCACCCTCGTCATGACTGAAGGCGACACCACCCAGGTCTACGTCCAGGGCAAAGTCGATGAAGCCGACATCGCGCATGTCTACATGAATCAGGCCGCCCGCATCAAGGTCGAGAGCTTCCGCGACCGCGTCTTCAACGGCCGCGTCACCAAGATCGCCCCCCTCGGCGTCGAAAAGGACAACGTCACCACCTTCGAGGTGCGCGTCTCCATCGACAACCCCGGCGGCGAGCTCAAAGCCAACATGACCGCCAACGCCGAAATCCTTCTCGACGAACACAAGGGCGTCCTCAACATTCCTGAAAACGCCGTCATGTACGACAACCAGAAGAACGCTTCCGTCGAGATTCCCGACAAGAGCCAGAAAGAAGGCAAGCGCAAAGTCCCGGTCAAAGTCGGCCTATCCGACGGCTCCAAAACCGAGATCCTCAGCGGCCTCAAAGAAGGCGACCAGGTCATCCTGCAGCAGTAA
- a CDS encoding hemolysin family protein, translating into MHGPVLLQCVAVAMLIVANGFFVAAEFALVSVRDTRIQQLIDAHVPGARAVRKLQHDLDDFLPAVQLGVTLCSLALGWIGEPLAADAFQALFAMLPHPMAHPHLVAHALSLVAVALGFCAITYFHVVAGELVPKSLALRRAEALAVAVATPMLFFMRMARPAVRLLSRSAGVVLRGFDIPMTERASVHSPEELKLLATAARRMGVLPKFQETLVHRALELNDVPVREIMTPRQKIFSLPSSMLIEDAAAKVIELLHSRVPVYDEARGPEHIVGVVYSKDLSRLMFFRRGAAPFVQLRLSQIMREVSVVPETKSALDLLREFQKKRRHLAIVVDEYGSTVGLVTAEDAIEQLTGEIDDEFDDPTRPLLTSAKGVFMLDGSANLRDLETQMQWDLPRDGGVETLAGFILTRLGHIPGVGESVDYETRRLTVAEMDGRRISKVRVEPLAQDADTQKKT; encoded by the coding sequence ATGCACGGGCCGGTGCTGCTGCAATGCGTGGCTGTTGCAATGCTGATTGTGGCCAACGGTTTTTTTGTGGCCGCAGAGTTCGCGCTTGTGTCCGTGAGGGACACGCGGATACAGCAACTGATTGACGCGCATGTGCCCGGGGCGCGGGCTGTGCGGAAGCTGCAGCACGACCTCGATGACTTTCTTCCTGCTGTGCAACTGGGCGTGACGCTGTGCTCGCTGGCGCTGGGGTGGATTGGCGAGCCGCTGGCTGCGGATGCGTTTCAGGCACTGTTCGCAATGCTTCCGCATCCGATGGCGCACCCGCACCTGGTGGCGCATGCTCTGTCGCTGGTTGCGGTGGCGCTGGGATTCTGCGCGATTACTTATTTCCACGTTGTGGCCGGGGAACTGGTGCCGAAGTCGCTGGCGCTGCGGCGGGCAGAGGCCCTTGCGGTTGCGGTGGCTACGCCGATGCTGTTCTTCATGCGGATGGCGCGGCCGGCAGTGCGGCTGCTGAGCCGGTCGGCGGGGGTGGTGCTGCGCGGGTTCGATATTCCCATGACGGAGCGGGCATCAGTGCACTCGCCGGAGGAGCTGAAGCTGCTGGCGACGGCGGCGCGGCGTATGGGGGTGCTGCCCAAGTTCCAGGAGACGCTGGTGCACCGCGCACTGGAACTAAACGATGTGCCGGTGCGCGAGATCATGACCCCGCGGCAGAAGATCTTCTCGCTGCCATCGAGCATGCTGATCGAGGATGCGGCGGCGAAGGTGATTGAGCTGCTGCACTCGCGGGTGCCGGTGTATGACGAGGCGCGCGGGCCGGAACACATTGTGGGCGTGGTGTACTCGAAGGACCTGTCGCGGCTGATGTTCTTTCGGAGGGGGGCTGCGCCATTTGTGCAACTGCGGCTGAGCCAGATTATGCGCGAGGTTTCGGTTGTGCCGGAGACGAAGTCGGCACTGGATTTGCTGCGGGAGTTCCAGAAGAAGCGGCGGCATCTTGCAATTGTGGTGGACGAGTACGGATCGACCGTGGGGCTGGTGACGGCGGAAGACGCGATTGAACAGCTGACGGGCGAAATCGACGATGAGTTCGATGATCCCACGCGGCCGCTGCTGACGAGCGCGAAGGGCGTGTTCATGCTGGATGGGAGTGCGAATCTGCGCGACCTGGAAACGCAGATGCAATGGGATCTGCCGCGCGATGGGGGAGTGGAGACGCTGGCGGGATTCATCCTGACGCGGCTGGGGCATATTCCGGGGGTTGGCGAGTCAGTGGATTATGAGACGCGGCGGCTGACGGTGGCGGAGATGGATGGGCGGCGGATCAGCAAGGTCAGGGTTGAGCCGCTAGCGCAGGACGCGGATACGCAAAAAAAGACTTGA
- a CDS encoding nucleoside deaminase produces the protein MISRRLILTGLLGLVAEHPGGAWAFAGSGEDAFADIPIERHERSMRQAIAAARLNPSAPFGAVIARLSDGEILAEGVNSSGRNPILHGEIAAMNNYVRRHGNREWQTTILYTTAEPCPMCMSAIVWAGIGGVVFGTSIEGLKRAGFDQIDIASAAVAGASRFWHGQVRGGVLASETDKLFMERTR, from the coding sequence ATGATTTCGCGCCGATTGATCCTTACAGGGCTACTGGGCCTTGTCGCGGAGCACCCTGGTGGTGCTTGGGCTTTTGCCGGAAGTGGGGAGGACGCATTTGCAGACATCCCGATCGAACGCCATGAACGGTCGATGCGGCAGGCGATCGCCGCTGCGCGGCTCAACCCGAGCGCGCCGTTCGGGGCCGTGATAGCTCGATTATCGGATGGCGAGATCCTGGCGGAAGGTGTCAATTCGTCGGGACGGAATCCTATCTTGCACGGCGAGATTGCGGCCATGAATAACTACGTGCGCCGGCACGGCAACCGCGAATGGCAAACGACAATTTTGTATACGACGGCGGAGCCCTGCCCTATGTGCATGAGTGCGATTGTGTGGGCGGGGATCGGGGGAGTCGTGTTCGGTACGTCTATTGAGGGGTTGAAGCGCGCGGGATTTGATCAGATCGATATCGCGTCTGCTGCCGTGGCGGGAGCCTCGCGTTTTTGGCACGGTCAGGTACGCGGCGGGGTACTGGCGAGCGAGACGGACAAACTCTTTATGGAGAGGACGAGGTGA